One uncultured Caproiciproducens sp. DNA segment encodes these proteins:
- a CDS encoding FeoB-associated Cys-rich membrane protein gives MTTFIIAAIVFAAMAAAARYTYKAQKAGKCVGCSGCNGHCEHRPK, from the coding sequence ATGACGACATTTATCATAGCAGCCATCGTCTTCGCCGCAATGGCCGCTGCGGCACGGTATACGTACAAAGCGCAAAAAGCCGGAAAGTGTGTTGGCTGTTCGGGCTGCAATGGGCACTGTGAACATCGGCCAAAATGA